From Achromobacter spanius, a single genomic window includes:
- a CDS encoding sigma-70 family RNA polymerase sigma factor, with translation MLPPSTLTSDHPLLARIYTEDRPWLLGRLYTRLRNLEDAEDVAGDTFVQLIQTPRLASVREPRALIITIAKRLVWKLWRRRELEAAWLESLFHQGEQFAPSPQEQLAILQTLQQVDQMLDGLSAKARAAFLYSQLDGLTHKEIAAALGVSVSMVRQYIAQALQRCYALADAP, from the coding sequence ATGCTTCCGCCTTCCACGCTTACCTCGGACCATCCTCTGCTGGCCCGGATCTACACCGAAGACAGGCCATGGCTGCTGGGCCGCCTTTACACCCGGCTGCGCAACCTCGAAGACGCCGAAGACGTCGCGGGCGACACGTTCGTGCAGCTCATCCAGACGCCGCGGCTCGCCTCCGTGCGCGAGCCGCGCGCCCTCATCATCACCATCGCCAAACGCCTGGTCTGGAAACTGTGGCGCCGCCGCGAGCTGGAAGCGGCGTGGCTGGAAAGCCTGTTCCATCAGGGCGAGCAGTTCGCGCCGTCGCCGCAGGAGCAGCTTGCCATCCTGCAGACGCTGCAGCAGGTGGACCAGATGCTCGATGGCCTGTCGGCAAAGGCGCGCGCGGCATTCCTGTACAGCCAGCTCGACGGCCTGACGCATAAGGAAATCGCCGCCGCGCTGGGCGTGTCGGTCAGCATGGTGCGCCAGTACATCGCGCAGGCGCTGCAGCGCTGCTACGCGCTGGCGGACGCGCCATGA
- a CDS encoding amino acid ABC transporter substrate-binding protein has translation MKRKLMVAAGAIALACASQAAMAGPTLDAVKKKGFVQCGLTDGVSGFSATNSKGEWEGMDVDICRAVAAAVFGDASKFKGTALSTQQRFTALQSGEVDVLLRTVTLTQTRDTSLGLSAVAASFYDGQGILVSKKLGVKSAKELNGATVCVQPGTTTELNLADWFRANNIEFKPVVIDKVTEVVRAFESGRCDAFTDDASQLAAVRATQVANPNDYEILPERFSKEPLGPMVRQGDENWLGIVRWTLFALLEAEEYGITQKNVDEMLKSKNPNVLRILGVTPGAGKNMGLDEKWAYNAIKAVGNYSEVFERNVGKDSKLGLQRGTNALWNQGGAMYPWPIR, from the coding sequence ATGAAGCGGAAATTGATGGTTGCGGCCGGCGCGATTGCCCTGGCCTGCGCGTCCCAGGCGGCGATGGCCGGTCCCACGCTGGACGCGGTGAAAAAGAAGGGATTCGTGCAATGCGGCCTGACGGACGGGGTCTCCGGATTCTCCGCGACGAACAGCAAGGGCGAATGGGAAGGCATGGACGTGGACATCTGTCGCGCGGTAGCGGCGGCGGTGTTCGGCGATGCCTCCAAGTTCAAGGGCACCGCGCTGTCCACCCAGCAACGCTTCACCGCGCTGCAATCGGGCGAGGTCGACGTGCTGCTGCGCACCGTGACGCTGACCCAGACGCGCGACACGTCGCTGGGCCTGTCCGCGGTCGCCGCCAGTTTCTACGACGGCCAGGGCATCCTGGTGAGCAAGAAGCTGGGCGTCAAGAGCGCCAAGGAACTGAACGGCGCCACGGTCTGCGTGCAGCCGGGCACCACCACCGAACTGAACCTGGCCGACTGGTTCCGCGCCAACAACATCGAGTTCAAGCCGGTCGTGATCGACAAGGTGACCGAAGTGGTGCGCGCCTTTGAATCGGGCCGCTGCGATGCCTTCACCGACGACGCCTCGCAACTGGCCGCCGTGCGCGCCACGCAGGTCGCCAACCCCAACGACTACGAGATCCTGCCGGAGCGTTTCTCCAAGGAGCCGTTGGGCCCCATGGTGCGCCAGGGCGACGAGAACTGGCTGGGAATCGTGCGCTGGACGCTGTTTGCGCTGCTGGAAGCCGAGGAATACGGCATCACGCAGAAGAACGTCGACGAAATGCTCAAGAGCAAGAACCCCAACGTGCTGCGCATCCTGGGCGTGACGCCGGGCGCCGGCAAGAATATGGGCCTGGATGAGAAGTGGGCCTACAACGCCATCAAGGCGGTGGGCAACTACAGCGAAGTCTTCGAGCGCAACGTGGGCAAGGACAGCAAGCTGGGCCTGCAACGCGGCACGAACGCGCTGTGGAACCAGGGCGGCGCGATGTATCCGTGGCCCATCCGCTGA
- a CDS encoding Bug family tripartite tricarboxylate transporter substrate binding protein, producing the protein MAHACKSQPHHPAATDRRRVLKNVLFAALAAAGLAAGPAHAADDWPSKPIKIIVPYTPGGSTDIVTRIVMEKLGPRLNQTIVVENRPGANSSLGSALAAKAEPDGYTFLSMLPAYIINFHLYKLGYTPADLTPVVQMADLPLFLFVANELPVKTVAELVAYARKNPDKLTYASSGNGSSAHLTGADFALQNKITMTHVAYKGSAPILTDILGNRVSMVFDPVLVPMQYVKQNRLKALAFTGKERWPTEPGIPTMEEAGMPGFVTGSWAGLMAPANTPKPIIERMAREISEIVKEPDVRQKFVDAGFLPVGGTPAEFAELMKKDSARYAEIIKQANITVN; encoded by the coding sequence ATGGCACATGCATGCAAGTCGCAGCCCCATCACCCGGCGGCCACTGACCGCCGCCGCGTTCTGAAAAACGTTCTGTTTGCCGCGCTGGCGGCTGCCGGCCTGGCCGCCGGCCCCGCGCACGCGGCGGACGACTGGCCCAGCAAGCCCATCAAGATCATCGTGCCGTACACGCCGGGCGGATCCACCGACATCGTGACGCGCATCGTGATGGAAAAGCTGGGACCGAGGCTGAACCAGACCATCGTCGTCGAGAACCGGCCCGGCGCGAACAGCAGCCTGGGGTCGGCGCTGGCCGCCAAGGCCGAGCCCGACGGCTATACGTTCCTGTCGATGCTGCCGGCCTACATCATCAACTTTCACCTGTACAAGCTGGGCTACACGCCCGCGGACCTGACGCCCGTTGTGCAGATGGCGGACCTGCCGCTGTTCCTGTTCGTGGCGAACGAGCTTCCCGTCAAGACCGTGGCGGAACTGGTGGCGTATGCCCGCAAGAACCCGGACAAGCTCACCTACGCGTCCAGCGGCAACGGCTCCAGCGCTCACCTGACCGGCGCCGACTTCGCCCTGCAGAACAAGATCACCATGACGCACGTGGCGTACAAGGGCAGCGCGCCAATCCTGACCGACATCCTGGGCAACCGCGTGAGCATGGTGTTCGATCCCGTCCTCGTGCCGATGCAGTATGTGAAGCAGAACCGCCTGAAGGCGCTGGCGTTCACGGGCAAGGAGCGCTGGCCCACGGAGCCCGGCATTCCCACGATGGAAGAAGCCGGCATGCCGGGCTTTGTCACCGGCTCGTGGGCCGGCCTGATGGCGCCGGCCAACACGCCCAAGCCGATCATCGAACGCATGGCCCGCGAGATCAGCGAGATCGTCAAGGAGCCGGACGTGCGGCAGAAGTTCGTGGACGCGGGCTTTCTGCCGGTGGGCGGCACGCCGGCGGAGTTTGCCGAATTGATGAAGAAGGACTCGGCGCGCTACGCCGAGATCATCAAGCAGGCAAACATCACCGTGAACTGA
- a CDS encoding 3-oxoacid CoA-transferase subunit A, whose protein sequence is MIDKFIDTPEAAVADVHDGATVLISGFGGAGMPTELIHALIDQGARELTVVSNNAGNRETGLAALVKAGRVRKVICSFPKASHSWVFDELYRQGRIELECVPQGTIAERLRAAGAGLGGFFTPTAYGTELAHGKETRIINGRGHVFEEPLHGDFALVKADRGDRWGNLTYNMSARNFGPIMCMAARTTIVQVRAKAELGELPPEAVVTPGIFVKRVTEVPNAAFSS, encoded by the coding sequence ATGATCGACAAGTTCATCGACACCCCCGAGGCCGCGGTTGCAGACGTGCACGACGGCGCCACCGTGCTCATCAGCGGGTTCGGCGGCGCCGGCATGCCCACCGAACTGATCCATGCCCTGATCGACCAGGGCGCGCGCGAACTGACGGTGGTCAGCAACAACGCCGGCAATCGCGAGACGGGCCTGGCCGCGCTGGTCAAGGCCGGGCGCGTGCGCAAGGTGATCTGCTCGTTTCCAAAGGCCTCGCACTCGTGGGTCTTTGACGAGCTGTACCGGCAAGGCCGCATCGAACTCGAATGCGTGCCACAAGGCACCATCGCCGAACGCCTGCGCGCGGCCGGCGCGGGACTGGGCGGATTTTTCACGCCCACCGCGTACGGCACCGAGCTTGCGCACGGCAAGGAGACCCGCATCATCAACGGCCGCGGTCACGTGTTCGAGGAGCCACTGCATGGCGACTTTGCGCTGGTCAAGGCCGACCGTGGCGACCGCTGGGGCAACCTGACCTACAACATGAGCGCGCGCAACTTCGGTCCCATCATGTGCATGGCCGCCAGGACCACCATCGTGCAGGTGCGCGCCAAGGCCGAACTGGGCGAGCTGCCGCCCGAGGCCGTGGTGACGCCGGGCATCTTCGTCAAGCGCGTCACCGAAGTGCCGAACGCCGCCTTTTCCAGTTAA
- a CDS encoding 3-oxoacid CoA-transferase subunit B, with protein sequence MFHPLTREAMARRLALDIPDGSYVNLGIGMPVLVAAHLPEGREIVLHSENGILGMGPPPAEADINLDLINAGKQPVTLLTGGSYFHHADSFAMMRGGHLDICVMGGMQVAANGDLANWSLNKPGEAPAVGGAMDLAVGARSVFIMMEHNSKNGDPKIVERCTYPLTGAGVVDSIYTDLAVIDVTPDGLVVRDMIDGMTLTELQTRTGAPLRAG encoded by the coding sequence ATGTTTCATCCCTTGACCCGCGAAGCCATGGCGCGCCGCCTGGCTTTGGACATTCCCGACGGCAGCTACGTGAACCTGGGCATCGGCATGCCGGTGCTGGTGGCCGCCCATCTGCCCGAGGGCCGCGAGATCGTGCTGCACAGCGAGAACGGCATCCTCGGCATGGGCCCGCCCCCGGCCGAGGCCGACATCAACCTGGACCTCATCAATGCCGGCAAGCAGCCCGTAACGCTGCTGACGGGCGGCTCGTACTTCCATCACGCGGACTCGTTCGCGATGATGCGCGGCGGCCATCTGGACATCTGCGTCATGGGCGGCATGCAGGTCGCGGCCAACGGCGATCTGGCGAACTGGTCGCTGAACAAGCCAGGCGAAGCGCCGGCCGTCGGCGGCGCGATGGACCTGGCCGTGGGCGCGCGCAGCGTGTTCATCATGATGGAGCACAACAGCAAGAACGGCGATCCCAAAATCGTCGAACGCTGCACCTATCCGCTGACCGGCGCGGGCGTGGTGGACAGCATCTACACCGACCTCGCGGTCATCGACGTCACACCCGACGGCCTGGTGGTCCGGGATATGATCGACGGCATGACGCTGACCGAACTGCAGACGCGCACCGGCGCTCCCCTGCGGGCAGGCTGA
- a CDS encoding IclR family transcriptional regulator domain-containing protein, protein MLPNLPAPGYAAPPTAEDHPDQLRGDPDYMLTLARGLHIIRAFGTRRHPQTAAELSRRAGLPRAVVQRCLHTLILLGMAEQHGRLYVLTPRILGLGYAYFSSTPFVSLAQPVLEELSATVNETCALAIMEGHEMLYLARSEVNRLLATSMGLGSRLPAYCTSIGRVLLAELPEPALARYFAATDLQPYTEFTLTTEAKLRAELARIREQGYAVVDQELELNVRAISVAVRSASGKACGAVNVSVKAARVPLSRLQDEFLPPLRQAVERIGEFLAA, encoded by the coding sequence ATGCTGCCCAACCTGCCTGCCCCCGGCTACGCCGCGCCGCCAACGGCCGAAGACCATCCGGACCAGTTGCGCGGCGACCCGGACTACATGCTGACGCTGGCGCGCGGCCTGCACATCATCCGCGCGTTCGGCACGCGCCGCCATCCGCAGACCGCCGCCGAGCTGAGCCGGCGCGCCGGTTTGCCACGTGCGGTCGTGCAGCGCTGCCTGCACACGCTGATCCTGCTGGGCATGGCCGAGCAGCACGGCCGGCTCTACGTGCTGACGCCGCGCATTCTTGGGCTGGGCTACGCGTATTTTTCGTCCACGCCGTTTGTCTCGCTGGCGCAGCCGGTGCTGGAAGAATTGAGCGCGACCGTGAACGAGACCTGCGCGCTCGCCATCATGGAAGGCCACGAAATGCTGTACCTGGCGCGGTCCGAGGTGAACCGCCTGCTGGCCACGTCGATGGGCTTGGGAAGCCGCCTGCCCGCGTATTGCACGTCGATCGGGCGCGTGCTGCTGGCGGAGCTGCCGGAGCCCGCACTGGCGCGGTATTTCGCGGCGACCGATCTGCAACCCTACACCGAGTTCACGCTGACCACCGAGGCAAAACTGCGCGCGGAACTGGCGCGCATCCGCGAGCAGGGCTATGCGGTCGTCGACCAGGAACTGGAACTGAACGTGCGCGCGATTTCGGTGGCCGTGCGATCGGCCAGCGGCAAGGCGTGCGGGGCCGTGAATGTCAGCGTGAAGGCGGCGCGCGTGCCCCTCAGCCGTCTGCAGGACGAGTTCTTGCCGCCCTTGCGGCAGGCCGTGGAACGGATCGGGGAATTCCTGGCCGCGTGA
- a CDS encoding L-threonylcarbamoyladenylate synthase, which yields MSSSPSASAAEIAHAAQRMLDGELAAFPTETVYGLGADAENPQAVAKIYAAKGRPSNHPVIVHIAPQGDVAYWAAHVPPEAQLLIDAFWPGPLTLILKRAPHIVDTVSGGQDSIGIRCPSHPVAQALLAAFAAGKPNGQGGVAAPSANKFGQVSPTRAEHVRNEFPDEVAAGMPVLEGGASEVGIESTILDLSRLDRGAGPVLLRPGHISAAQIEAVLGVQVFAPDAAAPRASGTLKAHYAPRTPLELASEARMNDVLAGRNLPEGRVVLVAYGPQPVAADPRVQWQPVSADPARYAQALYGLLRDLDGQGYARIIVQAPPATDDWHAVNDRIGRAAAAFTLDTTGL from the coding sequence ATGTCCTCATCCCCGTCCGCCAGCGCCGCGGAAATCGCCCACGCCGCCCAGCGCATGCTGGACGGCGAGCTGGCCGCCTTTCCGACCGAGACCGTCTACGGCCTGGGCGCGGACGCCGAAAACCCGCAAGCCGTCGCCAAGATCTACGCGGCCAAGGGCCGGCCGTCGAACCATCCCGTCATCGTGCACATCGCGCCGCAGGGTGACGTGGCGTATTGGGCGGCGCACGTGCCGCCCGAGGCGCAACTGCTCATCGACGCGTTCTGGCCCGGTCCGCTGACCTTGATCCTGAAGCGCGCGCCGCACATCGTCGACACGGTGAGCGGCGGGCAGGACAGCATCGGCATCCGTTGCCCATCGCATCCGGTGGCGCAGGCGCTGCTGGCGGCATTTGCGGCCGGCAAGCCGAACGGGCAGGGCGGTGTGGCGGCGCCGTCGGCCAACAAGTTTGGCCAGGTGTCGCCCACCCGCGCCGAACACGTCCGCAACGAGTTTCCCGATGAAGTCGCGGCCGGCATGCCCGTGCTGGAAGGCGGCGCGTCGGAAGTCGGCATCGAATCCACCATTCTCGACCTGTCGCGCCTGGATCGCGGCGCGGGACCCGTGCTGCTGCGGCCCGGCCACATCAGCGCCGCGCAGATCGAAGCCGTGCTGGGCGTGCAGGTCTTTGCGCCCGATGCCGCCGCGCCGCGCGCATCCGGCACGCTGAAGGCGCATTACGCGCCGCGCACGCCGCTGGAACTGGCCAGCGAGGCCCGCATGAACGACGTGCTGGCCGGGCGCAATCTGCCCGAGGGCCGCGTGGTGCTGGTGGCCTACGGCCCGCAGCCCGTCGCAGCCGATCCCCGTGTGCAGTGGCAGCCGGTGTCCGCGGACCCGGCGCGCTACGCGCAGGCGCTGTACGGCCTGCTGCGCGATCTGGATGGTCAGGGTTATGCGCGCATCATCGTGCAGGCGCCGCCCGCCACCGATGACTGGCACGCCGTCAACGACCGCATCGGCCGCGCCGCCGCGGCCTTCACGCTGGACACCACCGGCCTGTAG
- a CDS encoding 5-(carboxyamino)imidazole ribonucleotide synthase — protein MTQSTPFLIAPGGWLGMLGGGQLGRMFCHAAQSLGYKVAVLDPAAECPAGMVADLHIQAAYDDEAGLARLAQTCQAVTTEFENVPADSLRALATQCRVSPAGDAVAIVQDRIAEKTFIAAQGIPVAPHAAIRSEADLHAASDALFPGILKVARLGYDGKGQARINTRQEAIAAFAEFGGVACVLEALMPLDYEISVVLARGFDGASVVFPVARNVHVDGILAVSTAAPVQQDAAHAERQARATEAAQAIAQGLGYHGVLCVEFFVLQDGSLIVNEIAPRPHNSGHYTIDACVTSQFEQQARAMAGLPLGGTDLLAPAVMLNILGDIWYANDTGDAQREPDWAAALAVPSAKLHLYGKREARRGRKMGHITIVAATLQQARDDATRVAAALGMQAPE, from the coding sequence ATGACTCAATCGACTCCTTTCCTGATTGCGCCCGGCGGCTGGCTGGGCATGCTGGGCGGCGGCCAACTGGGCCGCATGTTCTGTCACGCGGCGCAAAGCCTGGGCTACAAGGTCGCGGTGCTGGACCCGGCCGCCGAATGTCCGGCCGGCATGGTGGCCGACCTGCACATCCAGGCCGCCTATGACGACGAGGCCGGCCTTGCCCGCCTGGCGCAGACGTGCCAGGCCGTCACCACCGAATTCGAAAACGTTCCCGCCGACAGTCTGCGCGCGCTGGCGACCCAGTGCCGCGTCAGCCCGGCGGGCGACGCCGTGGCCATCGTGCAGGACCGCATCGCTGAAAAGACCTTCATCGCCGCGCAAGGCATCCCGGTCGCGCCGCACGCCGCCATCCGCAGCGAAGCCGATCTGCATGCGGCATCGGATGCGCTGTTTCCCGGCATTCTGAAAGTCGCGCGCCTGGGTTACGACGGCAAGGGCCAGGCCCGCATCAATACCCGCCAGGAAGCGATTGCCGCATTCGCCGAATTTGGCGGCGTGGCCTGCGTGCTGGAAGCGCTGATGCCGTTGGACTACGAAATCTCGGTCGTGCTCGCGCGCGGCTTTGATGGCGCCAGCGTGGTGTTTCCCGTGGCGCGCAACGTGCATGTCGACGGCATCCTGGCCGTGTCCACCGCCGCGCCCGTGCAGCAGGACGCCGCCCACGCCGAACGCCAGGCCCGCGCCACCGAAGCCGCGCAGGCCATCGCGCAGGGGCTGGGCTACCACGGCGTGCTGTGCGTGGAGTTCTTCGTGCTCCAGGACGGCAGCCTGATCGTCAACGAGATCGCGCCGCGTCCGCACAACAGCGGCCACTACACGATCGACGCCTGCGTCACCAGCCAGTTCGAGCAGCAGGCGCGCGCCATGGCCGGCCTGCCGCTGGGCGGCACCGACCTGCTGGCGCCCGCCGTCATGCTGAATATCCTGGGCGACATCTGGTACGCCAACGATACCGGCGACGCGCAGCGCGAACCCGATTGGGCGGCCGCGCTGGCCGTGCCGTCGGCCAAGCTGCACCTGTACGGCAAGCGCGAGGCGCGCCGTGGCCGCAAGATGGGCCACATCACGATCGTGGCGGCCACCTTGCAGCAGGCCCGTGACGACGCCACCCGCGTGGCCGCCGCGCTGGGCATGCAGGCGCCCGAGTAA
- the purE gene encoding 5-(carboxyamino)imidazole ribonucleotide mutase: MTDQTSAAAQASPVVGVIMGSSSDWEVMKHAVTMLEDFGVAYEARVISAHRMPQDMAEYGAAAHQRGLRGIIAGAGGAAHLPGMMAALTEVPVFGVPVPSKYLRGEDSLLSIVQMPKGVPVATFAIGEAGAANAALHVIATLAGTDAGLHAKLVAFRARQTQAARDMKVPPEA; encoded by the coding sequence ATGACAGACCAGACTTCCGCAGCGGCGCAAGCCTCCCCCGTGGTGGGCGTGATTATGGGATCTTCCAGCGATTGGGAGGTCATGAAGCACGCGGTGACGATGCTGGAGGATTTCGGCGTCGCCTACGAGGCGCGCGTCATCTCCGCGCACCGCATGCCGCAGGACATGGCCGAGTACGGCGCCGCTGCTCACCAGCGCGGCCTGCGCGGCATCATCGCCGGCGCCGGCGGCGCGGCGCACCTGCCGGGCATGATGGCCGCCCTGACCGAAGTGCCGGTGTTCGGCGTGCCGGTCCCCTCCAAATACCTGCGTGGCGAAGACTCGCTGCTGTCCATCGTGCAGATGCCCAAGGGCGTGCCGGTGGCCACCTTCGCCATCGGCGAAGCCGGCGCCGCCAACGCCGCGCTGCACGTGATCGCCACGCTGGCGGGCACCGATGCCGGCCTGCACGCAAAACTGGTGGCGTTCCGCGCCCGCCAGACGCAGGCCGCGCGCGACATGAAGGTTCCGCCCGAGGCTTGA
- a CDS encoding disulfide bond formation protein B: protein MIFSSNPARGSRILNALALLGVTGILCMAFAWQFAYDELPCPLCLLQRVALILAGVGFLLNLRLGPSPMHYAMSIAGALGGMLAAGRQVLLHIAPGDAGYGTPFLGVHFYTWAFVAFIAIIVFCVVMLCVDRKWGDSMLKKPVSALGMVVMALFFIVALANAGSTTLQCGFGPCPDDPVSYLWLKSAASP, encoded by the coding sequence ATGATCTTTTCCAGCAACCCGGCGCGCGGCTCGCGCATTCTCAATGCCCTGGCGCTGCTCGGGGTCACCGGCATCCTTTGCATGGCCTTCGCCTGGCAATTCGCGTACGACGAACTGCCGTGCCCGCTATGCCTGCTGCAGCGCGTGGCGCTGATCCTTGCCGGCGTGGGTTTCCTCTTGAACCTGCGATTGGGCCCGTCGCCGATGCACTATGCGATGAGCATTGCCGGCGCGCTGGGCGGCATGCTGGCGGCGGGACGCCAGGTGCTGCTGCACATTGCGCCGGGCGACGCAGGCTACGGCACGCCCTTTCTGGGCGTGCACTTCTATACCTGGGCCTTCGTTGCCTTCATCGCAATCATCGTGTTCTGCGTCGTCATGCTGTGCGTGGACCGCAAGTGGGGCGACAGCATGCTCAAGAAGCCCGTCTCGGCGCTGGGTATGGTGGTCATGGCCCTGTTTTTCATCGTCGCCCTGGCCAACGCGGGCAGCACCACGCTCCAGTGCGGTTTCGGACCGTGCCCCGACGATCCGGTCAGCTACCTTTGGCTGAAAAGCGCCGCGTCGCCATAG
- a CDS encoding DUF5993 family protein yields the protein MVMMLPFVTGTLAVWFGLVGRRRPCVTFWLLTLAIFAAWCKYHMTSPLALSL from the coding sequence ATGGTGATGATGCTGCCCTTTGTGACTGGGACGCTGGCAGTATGGTTTGGTCTCGTGGGCCGGCGCCGTCCGTGCGTGACGTTCTGGCTGCTGACGCTGGCCATCTTTGCCGCCTGGTGCAAATACCACATGACCAGCCCTCTGGCGTTGTCTCTGTAA